In the Methylomonas rhizoryzae genome, one interval contains:
- the glgC gene encoding glucose-1-phosphate adenylyltransferase: protein MSVVINNASTRRINELTRNTIALILAGGRGSRLKDMTDWRAKPAVPFGGKFRIIDFPLSNCINSDIRKIGILTQYKADSLIRHIQLGWGFLRGEFDEYVDLMPAQQRHDEHSWYQGTADAVYQNIDILRARNPEFVLVLAGDHIYKMDYSAMLADHVANQADLTIGCIEVPLEDAKAFGVMDVDDNRRVRAFVEKPENPPIMPGREDTALASMGIYVFNAAFLFEQLIKDADTKSSSRDFGKDIIPSVIHKYRVNAYPFLDLQSGQQAYWRDVGTIDAYWAANMELIGVKPDLNLYDNTWPIWTYQAQTPPAKFVFDDDDRRGQAIDSMVSGGCVISGSTVRHSLLFSSVRVNSYCTVEDSVVLPEVNIGRHCRIKKAIIEKACQIPEGTVIGEDRAEDEKRFYVSEGGVVLVTSEMLGQRRHYVR from the coding sequence ATGTCTGTCGTCATCAACAATGCCTCTACGAGACGCATCAACGAACTGACCCGCAACACCATAGCGTTAATTTTGGCGGGTGGCCGCGGTTCCCGCCTAAAAGATATGACCGATTGGCGGGCTAAACCGGCCGTTCCGTTTGGCGGCAAATTCCGGATTATCGATTTTCCGTTGTCCAATTGCATCAATTCCGACATCCGCAAAATCGGCATATTGACCCAATATAAAGCGGACTCTTTAATCCGCCACATTCAGTTGGGTTGGGGGTTTTTACGCGGCGAATTCGACGAATACGTGGACTTGATGCCGGCCCAACAGCGCCACGACGAACACTCTTGGTACCAGGGCACCGCCGATGCGGTCTATCAAAACATAGACATCCTCCGCGCCCGCAATCCGGAATTCGTCCTGGTGCTGGCCGGCGATCACATTTATAAAATGGATTATTCGGCGATGTTGGCCGACCACGTCGCCAACCAAGCCGATTTGACCATAGGTTGTATCGAAGTCCCGCTGGAAGACGCCAAAGCTTTCGGGGTAATGGACGTCGACGACAACCGCCGGGTACGGGCTTTCGTGGAAAAGCCGGAAAATCCGCCCATCATGCCCGGCCGCGAGGACACCGCGCTGGCCTCCATGGGTATCTACGTATTCAACGCCGCCTTTCTATTCGAGCAATTGATCAAAGACGCGGACACCAAAAGCTCCAGCCGCGATTTCGGCAAAGACATCATTCCGTCGGTGATCCACAAATACCGGGTCAACGCCTACCCCTTCCTGGATCTGCAAAGCGGCCAGCAGGCCTACTGGCGCGACGTGGGCACCATAGACGCTTATTGGGCGGCCAACATGGAGCTGATCGGGGTAAAACCGGATTTGAACCTTTACGACAATACCTGGCCGATTTGGACTTACCAAGCCCAAACCCCGCCGGCCAAATTCGTATTCGACGACGACGACCGCCGCGGCCAAGCCATCGACTCCATGGTATCCGGCGGCTGCGTCATCTCCGGCTCGACCGTGCGCCATTCCTTGTTGTTCTCCTCCGTCAGGGTCAATTCTTACTGTACGGTCGAAGATTCGGTGGTACTGCCGGAGGTCAACATCGGCCGCCATTGCCGGATCAAGAAGGCCATTATCGAGAAGGCATGCCAAATACCGGAAGGCACCGTCATCGGGGAAGACAGGGCCGAAGACGAAAAACGCTTTTACGTCAGCGAGGGCGGAGTCGTCTTGGTAACCAGCGAAATGCTGGGCCAAAGACGGCACTATGTCAGATAA
- the glgB gene encoding 1,4-alpha-glucan branching protein GlgB — MNKASTKPTLDANIIRLIEARHHDPFSILGRHSVGDKSIIRAYLPYAETVCIGSFKGPAMRRISGTDVFEYYPSASDQIPDHYSLCWSDKDGFERSHVDPYSFLPVLSEFDRHLFGQGKHWHIYQKLGAHLMTVDGVAGVYFGVWAPNAERVSVIGDFNRWDGRCHPMRNLGGCGIWELFVPGLDVGCLYKFEIRNNHSGQILVKTDPYGQQFEFRPQTAALVVAENAYQWQDDDWMEQRPKHDWLHKPMSVYEVHLGSWQRDSRGNFMNYRELAEKLVEYVVYMGFTHIELLPITEHPLDISWGYQTTGYFAPTSRFGTPDDFRYFVDYCHQNGIGVLLDWVPAHFPKDSFALARFDGTPLYEHEDPRKGEHRDWGTLIYNYSRNEVKNFLLSSAFFWLEEYHIDGLRVDAVASMLYLDYSREAGDWIPNMYGGNENLEAIDFLRHMNAVTHEQHPGTVIMAEESTSWPQVTRPTWTGGLGFSMKWNMGWMHDILEYMKQEPVHRSYHHDQLTFGLLYAFSENFILPFSHDEVVHGKQSMLNKMPGDEWQRFANLRLLYTFMYAYPGKKLLFMGCEFGQGTEWSASRVLDWYVLDYAHHRGLQALVKDLNTLYREHTALHHFDFDHHGFEWVDCHDYQQSIISFRRKSADEEMIVILNFTPVPRYHYRIGVPRPGVYREIFNSDSEYYDGSNVGNGSVHSEPQPWMNLDHSINVTLPPLAAIVLQHQA; from the coding sequence ATGAACAAGGCAAGCACTAAACCCACGCTTGATGCCAACATCATTAGACTTATCGAAGCGAGGCACCACGATCCCTTTTCCATTCTCGGCAGACACAGCGTCGGCGATAAATCCATCATCAGAGCTTATTTACCATACGCCGAAACCGTGTGTATAGGCTCGTTCAAAGGCCCCGCCATGCGCCGCATCAGCGGTACGGATGTGTTCGAATACTATCCGAGTGCGAGCGATCAGATTCCGGATCACTATAGTTTATGCTGGAGCGACAAAGACGGTTTCGAACGGTCGCACGTCGACCCTTACAGCTTTTTGCCGGTATTGTCGGAATTCGACCGGCATTTGTTCGGACAAGGCAAACACTGGCACATCTACCAAAAGCTAGGTGCGCACCTGATGACGGTGGACGGCGTGGCGGGGGTGTATTTCGGGGTATGGGCGCCGAATGCCGAGCGGGTCAGTGTAATCGGCGATTTCAATCGCTGGGACGGCCGTTGTCATCCGATGCGCAATCTGGGCGGATGCGGGATTTGGGAATTGTTCGTGCCCGGCCTGGACGTCGGTTGCTTGTATAAATTCGAAATCCGCAACAACCATAGCGGGCAAATTTTGGTTAAAACCGATCCTTACGGTCAGCAATTCGAATTTCGGCCGCAAACCGCCGCACTCGTGGTGGCGGAAAACGCGTATCAATGGCAGGACGACGACTGGATGGAGCAGCGGCCTAAACACGACTGGCTGCACAAGCCGATGTCGGTTTACGAAGTGCACTTGGGTTCCTGGCAACGCGATTCGCGCGGCAACTTCATGAATTACCGCGAGCTGGCGGAAAAATTGGTCGAATACGTGGTGTACATGGGCTTCACCCATATCGAGCTGTTGCCGATTACCGAGCATCCGTTGGACATTTCCTGGGGGTATCAAACCACCGGCTATTTCGCCCCGACCAGCCGGTTCGGCACGCCGGACGATTTCCGTTACTTTGTCGATTATTGCCACCAAAACGGCATCGGCGTATTGCTGGATTGGGTGCCGGCGCACTTTCCGAAAGACAGTTTCGCCTTGGCCCGTTTCGACGGCACTCCGCTGTACGAACACGAAGATCCGCGTAAAGGCGAGCATCGCGATTGGGGCACGCTGATATACAACTACAGCCGCAACGAGGTGAAAAACTTTTTGCTGTCCAGCGCGTTTTTCTGGTTGGAGGAGTACCACATAGACGGATTGCGGGTGGACGCGGTGGCATCCATGTTGTACCTGGATTATTCTCGGGAAGCCGGCGACTGGATACCGAATATGTACGGCGGCAACGAAAATCTGGAGGCGATCGATTTTCTGCGCCACATGAACGCGGTTACCCATGAGCAACATCCCGGCACCGTGATCATGGCCGAGGAGTCCACCTCCTGGCCGCAAGTGACCCGGCCGACCTGGACCGGCGGCTTGGGCTTCTCCATGAAATGGAACATGGGCTGGATGCACGACATCCTGGAATATATGAAACAGGAGCCCGTCCACCGTTCTTACCACCACGATCAGCTGACCTTCGGTTTGCTCTACGCCTTTAGTGAAAACTTCATCTTGCCGTTTTCGCACGACGAGGTGGTGCACGGCAAGCAATCGATGCTGAACAAAATGCCGGGGGACGAATGGCAGCGCTTTGCCAATTTGCGCTTGTTGTACACGTTTATGTATGCCTATCCCGGCAAAAAATTGCTGTTCATGGGGTGCGAATTCGGTCAAGGTACCGAGTGGAGCGCCTCGCGGGTGCTCGATTGGTACGTGCTGGATTACGCCCACCACCGCGGTTTGCAGGCGCTGGTCAAAGATCTGAATACCCTGTACCGCGAACATACGGCGTTGCATCATTTCGATTTCGATCACCACGGTTTTGAATGGGTGGATTGCCACGATTATCAACAATCCATCATCAGCTTCCGGCGTAAATCCGCCGATGAGGAAATGATCGTCATCTTGAATTTTACCCCCGTACCACGCTATCACTATCGAATAGGCGTGCCGCGGCCGGGCGTGTATCGGGAGATTTTCAATTCGGATTCGGAATATTACGACGGCAGCAACGTCGGTAACGGCAGCGTCCATTCCGAACCGCAGCCCTGGATGAATTTGGACCATTCGATCAACGTCACCTTACCGCCCTTGGCCGCCATCGTTTTACAACATCAAGCATAA
- the glgA gene encoding glycogen synthase GlgA, translated as MKKILFASSETHPLIKTGGLADVAGSLPLALTGLGQDVRVIMPHYQAIKNCEPGRYLCTVRVNNCDVNLLETRLPDSDVIVWLVDYPPFFGAPGNPYTDENGNPWPDIGDRFALFCRIVAEVAMDRAYLNWKPDVVHCNDWQTGLVPALLSLEHYRPATVFTIHNMAYQGVFPGSAFAALNLPGQLWHPDGLEYHGMLSFIKGGLSYSDRITTVSPTYAQEIQTPEFGYGLEGLLAHRQHQLSGIINGIDTAVWNPETDTQIAQTYSVKNLTGKLKNKTALQERLGLPVWSDLPLFGLIGRLVEQKGIDLVLSCLKEMTSLPLQFVLLGSGDKSIQVRLQDFARLYPNKVSVNIGYDETLAHQIEAGADVFLMPSRFEPCGLNQMYSQRYGTLPIVRKTGGLADTVVDTLPTTLADNTATGFAFAEATPGALMETIKRSLLLHTNKSLWHKLQRNAMTQDFSWENSANHYLALYQGI; from the coding sequence ATGAAAAAAATTCTATTCGCGAGCAGCGAAACCCATCCTTTGATCAAAACCGGCGGCTTGGCGGACGTGGCCGGTAGTTTGCCGCTGGCCTTAACCGGCCTGGGCCAGGACGTGCGGGTTATCATGCCGCATTACCAGGCGATAAAAAATTGCGAGCCGGGCCGCTACCTGTGCACGGTACGAGTCAATAATTGCGACGTCAATTTGCTGGAAACCCGTTTGCCGGATAGCGACGTGATCGTCTGGTTGGTGGATTATCCGCCGTTTTTCGGTGCGCCCGGCAACCCTTACACCGACGAAAACGGCAATCCGTGGCCTGACATCGGCGATCGCTTCGCGTTGTTTTGCCGCATCGTCGCGGAAGTCGCGATGGATAGGGCTTACCTGAACTGGAAGCCCGACGTGGTGCACTGCAACGACTGGCAAACCGGTCTGGTGCCGGCTTTGCTGTCTTTGGAACACTACCGGCCGGCAACGGTATTTACCATCCACAATATGGCTTATCAGGGCGTGTTTCCGGGCAGCGCCTTTGCCGCGCTGAATTTGCCGGGTCAGCTGTGGCATCCGGACGGTTTGGAATACCACGGCATGCTGTCGTTCATCAAAGGCGGCTTGAGCTATTCCGACAGGATTACCACGGTGAGTCCGACTTATGCCCAGGAAATCCAGACGCCGGAATTCGGGTACGGGCTGGAAGGATTGCTGGCCCATCGCCAGCATCAGTTGTCCGGCATCATTAACGGCATAGACACGGCGGTCTGGAATCCGGAAACCGACACGCAAATCGCGCAAACTTACAGCGTAAAGAACTTGACCGGCAAACTCAAGAATAAAACCGCTTTGCAGGAACGCTTGGGCTTACCGGTTTGGTCCGACTTGCCGCTATTCGGCTTGATAGGCCGCTTGGTCGAACAAAAAGGCATCGATTTGGTGCTGAGTTGTTTGAAAGAAATGACCAGCTTGCCGTTGCAGTTCGTGTTGTTGGGCAGCGGCGACAAAAGCATACAGGTGCGCTTGCAGGATTTTGCCCGTTTGTATCCGAATAAGGTCTCGGTGAACATCGGTTACGACGAAACCTTGGCTCACCAAATCGAAGCCGGCGCCGACGTGTTTTTAATGCCGTCGCGCTTCGAGCCGTGCGGCTTGAACCAGATGTACAGCCAGCGTTACGGCACCTTGCCCATCGTGCGCAAAACCGGCGGTTTGGCGGACACGGTCGTAGATACCTTGCCTACCACCCTGGCGGATAATACCGCCACGGGGTTTGCGTTTGCCGAGGCGACGCCCGGCGCGTTGATGGAAACCATCAAACGCAGTTTATTGCTGCATACCAATAAATCCTTGTGGCACAAGCTGCAACGCAACGCGATGACCCAGGATTTTTCGTGGGAAAACAGCGCCAACCACTACTTGGCGCTCTATCAAGGCATCTAG
- a CDS encoding type II and III secretion system protein: protein MTRAACFPKSRMVGNRVGRLRGLLLAASLMCFWSSADANRMEVVQLQHRPAGEIQAGLAPLLEPGEAVNAAGGKQLLINAGPQRLQQIRRIVKKLDIPLRNLRITVLHNSVSSADELNAAAGSPARGMRGMNADTRDLGGQRNEQRLQVAEGRAARIQSEQWRSGNKVSAYAGVYGVESGTTAQSAGAGFTIVPYLLADGDVRLDLAPWSARLSANGSVDLNDIQTSIRTKLGQWIELAGTGADRQTTATGPDGFNDRSGKQQWRTLVKVDLLD from the coding sequence ATGACGCGCGCGGCTTGTTTTCCTAAATCCCGGATGGTCGGCAACCGGGTTGGCCGGCTGCGGGGTTTACTGCTGGCCGCGTCGCTGATGTGTTTTTGGTCGAGTGCGGATGCCAATCGGATGGAAGTCGTCCAACTGCAGCATCGGCCCGCCGGCGAAATTCAAGCCGGATTAGCCCCGCTGCTCGAACCGGGGGAAGCGGTCAATGCCGCCGGCGGCAAGCAATTGCTGATCAACGCCGGTCCGCAGCGGCTGCAGCAAATTCGCCGCATCGTCAAAAAGCTGGATATTCCGTTGCGTAATTTGCGCATTACCGTGCTGCACAATAGTGTAAGCAGCGCGGATGAGTTGAATGCGGCTGCCGGTAGCCCAGCTCGCGGCATGCGTGGCATGAACGCCGATACCCGCGACTTGGGTGGCCAGCGCAACGAGCAACGCTTGCAAGTGGCGGAAGGTCGGGCGGCGCGTATTCAAAGCGAGCAATGGCGTTCAGGCAACAAGGTATCCGCATATGCCGGCGTTTACGGGGTAGAGAGCGGAACCACGGCGCAGTCGGCCGGTGCGGGTTTTACCATAGTGCCTTACCTGCTGGCGGACGGCGACGTGCGTTTGGATCTGGCGCCTTGGTCGGCGCGCCTGTCGGCGAACGGTAGCGTCGATTTAAACGACATACAAACGTCGATTCGAACTAAACTGGGTCAGTGGATCGAATTAGCCGGCACCGGCGCCGATCGGCAAACTACTGCCACGGGTCCGGACGGATTCAATGACCGCAGCGGCAAGCAGCAGTGGCGCACGCTAGTCAAAGTCGATTTGCTCGATTGA
- a CDS encoding alkene reductase: MTDFADTDLFQPVAIGAWQLNNRIVMAPLTRCRISHDGIPGPLQAEYYAQRAGAGLIISEATNISPQARGYAYTPGIYTAAQIEGWKLVTQAVHAAGGTIVCQLWHVGRFSHASLQPGGALPVAPSAIAADGETFTEQGMQRVSTPRALETAEIAGIVEQYQHAALCARQAGFDGVEIHSANCYLLEQFIRDSTNLRTDRYGGSIENRIRLVLEVVDAVAAVWGSSRVGIRLSPVTPAAGNTPLDSNVMATYGYLVGQLNAYGLAYLHCVEGSTRLSREVPAGINLAQIRALFQGPYMANNLYTRELALAARREQRADLICFGRPFIANPDLVERLKADWPLAEADKAVWYGGWSAGYTDWPAYAATAG, encoded by the coding sequence ATGACCGATTTTGCCGATACCGATTTATTCCAGCCCGTCGCGATAGGCGCTTGGCAACTTAATAACCGCATCGTCATGGCACCGCTGACCCGCTGCCGCATCAGCCACGACGGTATCCCCGGTCCGTTACAAGCCGAGTATTACGCGCAAAGGGCCGGCGCCGGCCTAATTATCAGTGAGGCGACCAATATTTCGCCGCAAGCTAGAGGTTACGCTTACACCCCCGGCATTTATACCGCGGCGCAAATCGAGGGCTGGAAGCTGGTTACCCAAGCGGTGCACGCCGCAGGCGGAACCATCGTCTGTCAATTGTGGCACGTGGGACGTTTTTCGCATGCGTCCTTACAGCCCGGCGGCGCCCTGCCGGTGGCGCCTTCAGCGATAGCCGCCGACGGCGAAACGTTTACCGAACAGGGCATGCAGCGGGTTTCCACGCCGCGTGCGTTGGAAACCGCCGAAATCGCCGGCATAGTCGAACAGTATCAACACGCGGCCTTATGCGCTAGGCAAGCCGGCTTCGACGGCGTGGAAATTCATAGTGCCAATTGCTATTTGCTGGAGCAATTTATTCGCGATTCCACCAACTTGCGCACCGACCGCTATGGCGGCAGTATTGAAAATCGTATCCGGTTGGTGTTGGAAGTGGTGGATGCGGTCGCTGCCGTTTGGGGCAGCAGCCGAGTCGGCATCCGTTTGTCGCCCGTCACCCCGGCGGCCGGCAATACGCCACTGGATAGCAACGTGATGGCCACCTACGGTTATTTGGTCGGCCAGCTCAACGCTTACGGTCTGGCCTATCTGCATTGCGTGGAAGGTTCTACCCGGCTGTCCAGAGAGGTGCCGGCCGGTATCAATCTGGCGCAGATCAGAGCCTTGTTTCAAGGGCCGTATATGGCCAATAATTTATACACCCGTGAACTGGCCTTGGCAGCCCGACGCGAGCAACGTGCCGATTTGATTTGCTTCGGCAGACCATTTATCGCCAATCCGGATTTGGTGGAGCGGCTTAAGGCTGATTGGCCGCTGGCCGAAGCCGATAAAGCGGTTTGGTACGGAGGCTGGTCGGCGGGGTATACCGATTGGCCGGCGTACGCTGCAACCGCCGGCTGA
- a CDS encoding spermine/spermidine synthase domain-containing protein — protein sequence MYKYDGLVVHQSFDEEGVIEVVEKSGERALHFGSSARQSSMLISAPDRLHSLYARAMMALLLFQEQPRDVLMIGLGGGTIAKFMLRQFADCRLFVVEFRSSVLKVARSHFGLPFDPRLKIKIGCGAQHVSQQSREYDSLYDLVMIDAYDHDGMAPEVSSELFFDNCRTLLKSHGMLAINLWGTQQDLFKQVSWNLGRVFDWRQVFLPVRNRGNIIAFAFGRDFPKPTYKTLADRAMRLEQRYQLEFPAYLLDIKRNNPRSIGRIVNK from the coding sequence ATGTACAAATACGACGGCTTGGTGGTGCACCAAAGCTTCGATGAAGAAGGCGTGATCGAAGTGGTCGAAAAAAGCGGCGAACGCGCGCTGCATTTCGGTTCTTCGGCCCGGCAAAGCAGTATGCTGATCAGCGCGCCGGATCGGTTGCACTCGTTGTATGCCAGAGCGATGATGGCGCTGCTGCTGTTCCAGGAGCAGCCGCGCGACGTTCTAATGATAGGTTTGGGCGGCGGTACCATCGCCAAATTCATGTTGCGTCAGTTTGCCGATTGCCGCCTGTTCGTCGTCGAGTTTCGTAGTAGCGTGTTAAAGGTGGCGCGTAGCCATTTCGGTTTGCCGTTCGATCCGCGCTTGAAAATCAAAATCGGTTGCGGCGCCCAACATGTATCGCAGCAAAGCCGCGAGTACGATTCGTTATACGATTTGGTGATGATCGATGCCTACGACCACGACGGCATGGCACCGGAAGTCAGCAGCGAACTATTCTTCGACAATTGTCGAACGCTATTGAAAAGCCACGGCATGTTGGCTATCAATCTTTGGGGGACTCAACAGGACTTGTTCAAGCAAGTCAGTTGGAATTTGGGCCGGGTGTTCGACTGGCGCCAGGTGTTTCTGCCGGTGCGCAACCGCGGCAATATCATAGCGTTTGCTTTCGGCCGGGATTTCCCCAAACCGACTTATAAAACCTTGGCGGATAGGGCTATGCGCTTGGAACAGCGCTATCAACTGGAGTTTCCGGCCTATTTGCTGGATATCAAGCGCAATAATCCGAGAAGTATCGGCAGAATCGTCAATAAATGA
- a CDS encoding GNAT family N-acetyltransferase: protein MTAADHSRADIDIETAAAADIAELCRLLGLLFAQETEFAADVSRQQRGLQTILQHPELGTLLVAKQQGRIVGMVNLLFTVSTALGARVALLEDVVVLPELRGCGVGSRLIEAAIATARTTGCKRITLLTDADNQTAQDFYRKHGFAPSKMLAMRLLLDD from the coding sequence ATGACGGCAGCCGACCACAGCCGGGCGGATATTGACATTGAAACCGCCGCCGCAGCCGATATAGCGGAGTTATGCCGCTTGCTGGGACTCTTGTTCGCACAGGAAACGGAATTCGCCGCCGATGTTTCCCGCCAACAGCGGGGTTTGCAAACGATATTACAGCATCCGGAACTGGGGACCTTATTGGTGGCAAAACAACAAGGCCGTATCGTCGGCATGGTCAATTTATTGTTTACCGTGTCCACCGCCTTAGGGGCACGGGTTGCACTATTGGAAGACGTTGTGGTGTTACCGGAATTGCGCGGCTGCGGCGTAGGTTCGCGCCTGATCGAGGCGGCAATCGCCACGGCCCGGACAACGGGTTGCAAGCGCATCACCTTGTTAACCGACGCCGACAACCAAACGGCACAAGATTTTTATCGTAAACACGGTTTTGCCCCATCCAAGATGTTAGCGATGCGCTTGTTGCTCGACGACTAA
- a CDS encoding response regulator, which produces MKHSPIAERNPVLLVVDDEPFNQFAISEFLEGSGCLLESAQSAEEAWDTLVDNPDKFDAVLLDRFMQGMDGLDLLRRIKRHDRLKLLPVILQTSASSAEQIAEGLYEGAFYYLAKPFKPEVIRAVVATAVRDRSERLHMRESEQNWHTLTHLTQAQFSFRTPQEARYIADWLSRLCPSRQLAHLGLVELMLNAVEHGNLGLTYDEKTHFLAHSALPDEIERRLDLPEYKEKVASIHFSRADRCLRFTIQDQGQGFDWQPFLEMSMERIMDNHGRGIAMARSLAFSRLDYLGCGNCVAAEISLASAEPYPPA; this is translated from the coding sequence ATGAAGCATTCGCCTATCGCAGAAAGAAATCCGGTGTTGTTGGTCGTCGACGACGAACCCTTCAACCAATTTGCCATATCCGAATTTTTGGAAGGCAGCGGTTGTCTGTTGGAATCCGCACAAAGTGCGGAAGAAGCATGGGATACACTCGTCGATAATCCCGACAAATTCGACGCGGTTTTGCTGGACAGATTTATGCAGGGCATGGACGGCCTGGATTTACTCCGCCGCATCAAGCGCCACGACCGTTTGAAGCTATTACCGGTGATTCTGCAAACCTCCGCCTCGTCTGCCGAGCAAATAGCCGAAGGCCTGTACGAAGGGGCGTTTTACTATCTTGCCAAACCGTTCAAGCCGGAAGTAATCCGCGCAGTCGTTGCCACCGCGGTACGCGACCGCTCCGAGCGTCTGCATATGCGCGAATCGGAACAAAACTGGCATACCTTAACCCATCTGACTCAAGCGCAATTCAGTTTTCGCACCCCTCAAGAAGCCCGCTACATCGCCGATTGGCTGTCGCGCTTGTGCCCCTCCCGGCAACTGGCTCACTTAGGTTTGGTAGAACTGATGCTGAATGCGGTAGAACACGGCAATCTGGGACTTACTTACGACGAAAAGACGCATTTTCTCGCCCACTCGGCCTTGCCGGACGAAATCGAGCGCCGGCTTGATTTGCCGGAATATAAAGAAAAAGTAGCCAGCATCCATTTCAGCCGCGCCGATCGCTGTTTGCGCTTTACCATTCAAGACCAAGGTCAGGGCTTCGATTGGCAGCCGTTTCTAGAAATGAGCATGGAACGCATCATGGACAACCACGGCCGCGGCATCGCCATGGCCCGCAGTCTGGCGTTCAGCCGTTTGGACTATTTAGGCTGCGGCAACTGTGTAGCGGCGGAAATCAGCCTGGCCTCCGCCGAACCCTACCCCCCGGCATGA
- a CDS encoding vWA domain-containing protein, with product MLKLLFDYRFTTLLLALLAMATLFAFPTRQQEGPIYRLTFVIDITRSMNAEDYTLAGQPVSRLAFVKHRLSELILRLPCGSEIGLGVFTERRSTLLFEPVEVCSAYSELEQSIKALDWRMAWAADSRIAGGLSSALQLMQGKNAKLVFVSDGQEAPPVNSRYRSDFSPLKGKVTGLILGSGGLQAVPIPKFDETGRRIGHYGPDEVPHRSSFGISDLNPEQIEGYDARNAPFGKHAASGSEHLSALQEAYLQQLAGETGLSYRRLSSDSDLLQLVESADLAIDTSQARDIRPWYALTALIMLLIAVA from the coding sequence ATGCTCAAGCTGCTATTCGATTATCGTTTCACTACGCTGCTGTTGGCGCTGCTGGCAATGGCGACGCTGTTCGCCTTTCCGACCCGGCAACAAGAAGGGCCGATTTACCGCCTGACCTTCGTGATCGACATTACCCGCAGCATGAATGCGGAGGATTACACGCTGGCCGGCCAGCCGGTCAGCCGTCTGGCCTTCGTCAAACACCGTTTGAGCGAATTGATACTCCGCTTGCCGTGCGGTTCGGAAATCGGTTTGGGCGTGTTTACCGAGCGGCGTTCCACCCTGTTGTTTGAACCGGTCGAAGTCTGCTCGGCTTATTCGGAACTCGAGCAAAGCATCAAGGCCTTGGATTGGCGCATGGCTTGGGCGGCCGACAGCCGTATCGCCGGCGGCTTGTCGAGCGCACTGCAATTGATGCAGGGGAAAAACGCCAAACTGGTATTCGTCAGCGACGGGCAGGAGGCTCCGCCTGTCAACTCGCGCTATCGCAGCGATTTTTCCCCACTTAAAGGCAAAGTCACCGGCTTGATTCTAGGTAGCGGCGGGTTACAGGCCGTACCCATCCCTAAATTCGACGAAACCGGCCGGCGCATAGGCCATTACGGTCCGGACGAGGTACCGCACCGTTCCAGTTTCGGTATCTCCGACCTCAACCCGGAACAAATAGAAGGTTACGACGCTAGAAACGCACCGTTCGGCAAACACGCCGCCAGCGGTAGCGAACATCTCAGCGCGCTGCAAGAAGCGTATTTACAGCAATTGGCCGGCGAAACCGGGCTAAGCTATCGGCGTCTATCGTCCGACAGCGATTTGTTGCAACTCGTCGAGTCCGCCGACTTAGCGATTGACACGTCTCAGGCTCGCGACATCCGTCCATGGTACGCGCTGACCGCGCTCATCATGTTGTTAATAGCTGTGGCTTGA
- a CDS encoding MxaK protein, with protein MRSIRHTLLWAALAACLFLAAVQAANLYRIRTVNQAIADWTAAGTGQSAETPDTEPDRYAAVELQLAYANYLYGKRRYDQTLAVLSRIVDLGAEVGNGNRLQARIRYNLGNLYLSQALAEIETGRLNQAVPLLTLAKQAYRQALTADDGFWDAKFNLETAMRLLPELDRISPATDDDAARPSELWTSLPGFPRGLP; from the coding sequence ATGAGAAGCATACGGCATACCTTGCTGTGGGCGGCTTTAGCGGCTTGCTTGTTTCTGGCGGCCGTCCAAGCCGCAAACCTTTACCGCATCCGAACCGTCAATCAAGCCATTGCCGATTGGACGGCCGCCGGTACCGGGCAAAGCGCCGAAACGCCGGACACCGAACCGGACCGCTACGCCGCCGTCGAACTGCAACTGGCTTATGCGAATTATTTGTACGGCAAGCGCCGTTACGACCAAACCTTGGCGGTGTTGAGCCGCATCGTCGACCTCGGCGCGGAGGTAGGAAACGGCAACCGTCTGCAAGCGCGCATCCGTTATAACTTGGGCAATCTCTACCTTTCGCAGGCACTGGCCGAAATCGAGACCGGCCGCCTCAATCAAGCCGTACCGCTATTAACGTTGGCCAAGCAGGCATACCGGCAAGCATTGACAGCGGACGACGGCTTCTGGGACGCGAAATTCAACTTGGAAACGGCGATGCGGCTATTGCCGGAATTAGATCGAATCAGTCCCGCAACGGACGACGATGCTGCCCGCCCTTCCGAATTGTGGACCAGTCTGCCGGGCTTTCCGCGCGGCTTGCCCTGA